A part of Dermacentor variabilis isolate Ectoservices chromosome 10, ASM5094787v1, whole genome shotgun sequence genomic DNA contains:
- the LOC142559272 gene encoding uncharacterized protein LOC142559272, whose amino-acid sequence MESKLPVEREAAGCDSGGNEMQETRRAASPGNSEKEGSAVPQGSDRSDEPSPGPATSQHAAEEPSSSRNQGDPIDVADDAGTSEESRKDRSKADGGGPVAKRAYRCDYCPKRFVSHYALRKHMVVHSCVKAYGCKLCGRKFVEKGNLVRHLRSHTGEKAHECGVCGRKFAARGNLLIHGRTHTGEKPYACHLCPSAFTRKRTLDVHVSAHQGCRPFACDRCGSDFSCKSSYVRHMRSHTGERPHACGECGARFCEKTTLNNHRLTHAGEKAHECPRCCKKFTRKCSLADHLRRHACDGRRYACYLCQEAFPKKAALDEHMATSHEGVKPHECGECGRRYARRSGLFRHVTTAHAQEKPRDEDPPQKAGEEAAPPPTENP is encoded by the exons ATGGAGAGCAAACTACCTGTCGAACGAGAAGCTGCGGGATGCGACAGTGGAGGTAACGAGATGCAGGAAACCAGGCGCGCTGCATCTCCCG GAAATTCGGAGAAGGAAGGGTCAGCTGTACCACAAGGGTCAGATAGGTCAGATGAACCGTCACCTGGACCAGCCACCAGCCAGCATGCAGCCGAAGAGCCGAGCAGCTCCAGAAATCAAGGAGACCCAATCGACGTCGCTGACGATGCtgg tacctCCGAAGAGAGCAGAAAGGATCGGTCAAAAGCGGACGGCGGCGGCCCCGTGGCGAAGCGAGCCTACCGGTGCGACTACTGCCCGAAGCGCTTCGTCTCGCACTACGCCCTGCGCAAGCACATGGTGGTGCACTCGTGCGTCAAGGCGTACGGCTGCAAGCTGTGCGGCCGCAAGTTCGTAGAGAAGGGAAACCTCGTCCGCCACCTGCGCTCGCACACGGGCGAGAAGGCGCACGAGTGCGGCGTGTGCGGCCGCAAGTTCGCCGCCAGGGGAAACCTGCTCATCCACGGCCGCACGCACACGGGCGAGAAGCCGTACGCCTGCCACCTGTGCCCGTCCGCGTTCACCCGCAAGCGCACGCTGGACGTGCACGTGTCTGCCCACCAGGGCTGCCGGCCGTTCGCCTGCGACCGGTGCGGCAGCGACTTCTCCTGCAAGTCGTCCTACGTGCGCCACATGCGGTCGCACACGGGCGAGAGGCCGCACGCGTGCGGCGAGTGCGGGGCGCGGTTCTGCGAGAAGACGACGCTCAACAACCACCGGCTCACGCACGCCGGCGAGAAGGCGCACGAGTGTCCGCGGTGCTGCAAGAAGTTCACCAGGAAGTGCAGCCTCGCGGACCACCTGCGCCGCCACGCGTGCGACGGGCGCCGCTACGCCTGCTACCTGTGCCAGGAGGCGTTCCCGAAGAAGGCCGCCCTGGACGAGCACATGGCGACGTCGCACGAGGGCGTCAAGCCGCACGAGTGCGGCGAGTGCGGGCGGCGGTACGCGCGGCGGTCCGGCCTATTCAGGCACGTcacgacggcgcatgcgcaggagAAGCCCCGCGACGAGGACCCGCCCCAAAAGGCTGGAGAAGAAGCAGCTCCTCCTCCAACAGAAAATCCCTAA